The nucleotide window ACGGAAACGCGTCGTTGTCGAGGGGGAAGAACTCCCAGCTCGACGCCCTGGACCAGTCGAAGGCGGGCGCGGCGTCCGGGACGCGACCGGGCCAGCCCAGACCGATGGCGATCGGCCCCCGCATGTCGGGGGGTGTCGCCTGGGCCATCGTCGATCCGTCCGTGAACTCCACCATCGAGTGGACATACGACTGCGGGTGCACGACCACCTCAATGTGCTCGAAGGCAATGTCGTAGAGGAGGTGCGCCTCGATGACTTCGAGCCCCTTGTTGACGAGGGTCGCGGAGTTGACGGTGATGACCGGACCCATGGCCCAGGTGGGGTGTGCGAGGGCGTCCTTCGGGGTGACGTCGGCCAGCTCGGCCTTCGTACGTCCCCTGAAGGGGCCGCCGGAGGCGGTGACGACGAGTTTGCGTACGTCTGCCCGGGTGCCGGAGGCCAGCGCCTGGAACAGGGCGGCGTGCTCGGAGTCGACCGGGATGATCTGGCCCGGCGCGGCCAGCGCCTTCACCAGGTCGCCGCCGACGATGAGCGACTCCTTGTTGGCGAGCGCGAGGGTGCGGCCCGCCTCCAGGGCGGCGAGGGTCGGGGCGAGACCGATCGAGCCGGTGATGCCGTTCAGGACGGTGTGGCCCGGGGAGGCGGCGAGGTGGGTGGCCGCGTCCGCTCCGGCGAGCAGCTCGGGCAGGGGTTCCCCGGGGCCGTACCGCGCGGACAGGGCCTCGCGCAGGGCCGGTACGGCGTCCTCGCGCGCCACGGCGACGGCCTTGACGCGGAGCCGGTGCGCCTGCTCCGCCAGCAGTTCCACCCTCCCGCCCGCCGCGGAGAGGCCGGTCACGCGGAACCGGTCGGGGTTGCGCAGCACGAGGTCGATGGCCTGCGTGCCGATCGATCCGGTGGAGCCGAGGATCACGACATCCCGGCTTCCGTCCACGGGATCGAAGACGAGATGCGGGTCGGCGAGGGGGGCTGGACGGTCACTCATCCCCCCATTGTCGCCGCAACGCCACTGCGGAGGGTACGGGGGCGCCCTACGAGTGCCGCGTAAAGGTCCCGTCAGGAGCGCGTCAAAGGCGCGGGGAACCGTGCGACAAGCCCCCACCGGGCCGGTGACCGTCCCCGGCTCCGCAGCAGCCCCTGCCTTGTGCGCTTGCGCCGGCTCCGGGACTTGCCCGCACGCCGTGGGCGGGGCTTCACGCCCACCGCGTCCTCCGCCGGAGGCACCGGCTCGAGGTCCCCTTCGACGACCCCCTCCGCCGTGTCCGGGGTGGGCGCGCTGAGACGCAGCCCGTCCGTCCGCCGCCCGTCGCCCCCGTTCGCCATTGCGCTCGTTGCCGGCGCACAGCTTCTGTGCGGCAAGCGGCGCAATGACGACGGGGACACCGGTGAATTCCTGGGGAAAGGGTCAGCGGACGGGACGGTGGACGTTCTCCTTCTCGGACGCCCCGGGGGTCGCGTCGGCGATCCAGGGGCCCTCGCCCGAGGGGTCGACGATGCCGTCCTCCAGCCAGGTGTAGGCGCCGCCGAGGACGCCCCGGACGACCTTGTGGTCGAGGTTGTCGGTGTTGGTCCAGAGCCGGCCGAAGAGTTCCTCCACCCGGATGCGGGACTGACCGCAGAAGGCGTCCGCGAGCTGGTAGGCCGCGCGGCCGTGCGCCTCGGTGGTGCGCAGGAGTTCGGCGCGTACGCACACGGCGCTCATCGCGAACAGTTCGGCGCCGATGTCGACGATCCGGCCGAGGAAGCCCTGCTTGGTCTCCATCCGGCCCTGCCAGCGGGACATGGCGTAGAAGGTGGACCGGGCGAGCTTGCGGGCCGAGCGTTCCACGTACCGCAGGTGACCGGAGAGGTCGACGTGGCCTGCCGGGTGGAACTCCGCGTACGAGCGCGGGAGCTGCCCGGGGCCCGCGACCAGCTTGGGGAACCACTTGGCGTAGAAGAGCCCGGCGTTCGCGCCCGCCCTCGCCTTGTCGGTCAGGGACTTGTCGGGGTCGATGAGGTCACCGGCGACGGAGAGGTGGGCGTCGACGGCCTCGCGGGCGATCAGCAGGTGCATGATCTCCGTCGAGCCCTCGAAGATGCGGTTGATGCGCAGGTCGCGCAGCACCTGCTCGGCCGGCACGGCCCGTTCGCCGCGGGCGGCGAGCGAGTCGGCGGTCTCGAAGCCGCGGCCGCCGCGGATCTGGACCAGTTCGTCGGCCATCAGCCAGGCCATCTCGGACCCGTACAGCTTGGCGAGGGCGGCCTCGATGCGGATGTCGTTGCGGTCCTCGTCGGCCATCTGGGACGACAGGTCGAGGACGGCCTCCAGGGCGAACGTGGTCGCCGCGATGAAGGAGATCTTCGCGCCCACGGCCTCGTGGTGGGCGACCGGCTTGCCCCACTGCTCGCGCACGGAGGACCACTCGCGGGCGATCTTGAGGCACCACTTGCCGGCGCCGACGCACATGGCGGGCAGCGACAGCCGCCCGGTGTTGAGCGTGGCCAGGGCGAT belongs to Streptomyces sp. V3I8 and includes:
- a CDS encoding acyl-CoA dehydrogenase family protein; the protein is MSLLSATPHQPAVTEREARQVAEAARERDWRKPSFAKELFLGRFRLDLIHPHPLPPDEDARRGEQFLATLRDFCETKVDSALIEREARIPDEVINGLKELGALGMKIDTKYGGLGLTQVYYNKALALVGSANPALGALLSAHQSIGVPQPLKIFGTQEQKDAFLPRLARTDISAFLLTEPDVGSDPARLATSAVPDGEDYVLDGVKLWTTNGVVADLLVVMARVPRSEGHKGGITAFVVEAAAEGVTVEHRNAFMGLRGLENGVTRFHRVRVPAANRIGPEGAGLKIALATLNTGRLSLPAMCVGAGKWCLKIAREWSSVREQWGKPVAHHEAVGAKISFIAATTFALEAVLDLSSQMADEDRNDIRIEAALAKLYGSEMAWLMADELVQIRGGRGFETADSLAARGERAVPAEQVLRDLRINRIFEGSTEIMHLLIAREAVDAHLSVAGDLIDPDKSLTDKARAGANAGLFYAKWFPKLVAGPGQLPRSYAEFHPAGHVDLSGHLRYVERSARKLARSTFYAMSRWQGRMETKQGFLGRIVDIGAELFAMSAVCVRAELLRTTEAHGRAAYQLADAFCGQSRIRVEELFGRLWTNTDNLDHKVVRGVLGGAYTWLEDGIVDPSGEGPWIADATPGASEKENVHRPVR
- the dxr gene encoding 1-deoxy-D-xylulose-5-phosphate reductoisomerase, which produces MSDRPAPLADPHLVFDPVDGSRDVVILGSTGSIGTQAIDLVLRNPDRFRVTGLSAAGGRVELLAEQAHRLRVKAVAVAREDAVPALREALSARYGPGEPLPELLAGADAATHLAASPGHTVLNGITGSIGLAPTLAALEAGRTLALANKESLIVGGDLVKALAAPGQIIPVDSEHAALFQALASGTRADVRKLVVTASGGPFRGRTKAELADVTPKDALAHPTWAMGPVITVNSATLVNKGLEVIEAHLLYDIAFEHIEVVVHPQSYVHSMVEFTDGSTMAQATPPDMRGPIAIGLGWPGRVPDAAPAFDWSRASSWEFFPLDNDAFPSVGLARHVGELAGTAPAVFNAANEECVDAFLNGTLPFNGIMETVTEVVAEHGTPLTGTPLTVADVLEAETWARARARELTAQTAARTTAMTTAEARA